The DNA segment TTCCTCAGTTGTTGGCTGTGCAACATCATCTTCAGTAATAAATCTTGGAAACTTATTTCGAATAAATTTTGAATTTGCCCACATAACTGCAACCAGAATAGTAGGAATAGAAACTATAATACCATAAAGGACAACCTTGCCTAAATCAGCACCTAGTATACCCGCTGCTGCAATTGGTCCCGGGGTTGGCGGTACAAACACGTGAGTTGTTAATAGTCCAGCCATTAAAGCTGCTGATAACGTCATTACAGGAACTTTACCAACTCTTGAAATTGCTCTAAAAATTGGTGAAAGAATAACAAAGCCAGAATCACAAAAAACTGGAACTGAAACTATTCCACCTGTTATCCCCATTGCAAGCGGACTACGATTTTTACCTACTACTCTTAAAACAGATTTAGCAATCTTTTCAGAAGCACCAGTAGATTCTAGAATCTCACCAATAATAACCCCTAAAGCAATGACTATACCAATATAAGTCATTAACCCTCCAAATCCTTGGGTTACAGCATTGACAACTTCTAAAGGAGAATGTCCTGTCAAAAGCCCCATAAGTATAGATGTAATAATTAGGGCTAAAAAAGCATGTAGTCTAACTTTAGAAACTAAAAGTATAAGAAATAAAATCATCACAACAATTATAGCTAATAGTAATGGGCCACTCATAAATAATTCCTCCTATTTAATAATTTTTTGTTTATTAAATTTAAACTAGTCCTTACTAAAAATCACCACCTTCTTGAAAATAAATCATTAAGTAAAATAGTATTATTCATATTTTTCTATAAACTTTTATTTCTTTTAATATTTAAAAAAGCCTATGAACATAATGCACCCATATTACCTAATAAATTCTAGAAAAAGTGTGCAATAATGATACTTATTTGTTACCTCAATGTTTAATATATTTTAGAATGTTGTTACATGAGTTCCTAAAAAGGATGGGAACCGTCAACATCTTACAGCTTAAATTAATATGAAAGAAGCAATCCATGGGGGATTTATAAAGCAAAAAATATCCCCACTAACTGTCCTGTTAGCAGGGATATAAAGAGGAGGAGTGTTTGTTATTTAAATACTTTTCTTACATTGCTATAATCACCCATAGTAGCCTGATAAATATCATTGGTATTAATCTCAATAGGTTCAAACAAAGCACCTGACAGTATGATTTCTCCAGCTTTCAAAGACAAATTAAATTCAGCCATCTTGTTTGCCAACCAGGCTACAGCTAAAGCGGGCTGACCTAAAACAGCAGCACCAGTTCCAAATTTGCATATTTTACCGTTTTTTTCTAATACAACTCCGAGATACTTTAAGTTAACAAAGTTTATGGGGATGATATTCTCTCCAAGTGCTATCTTGGCAGCACATACATTATCAGCAATTATATCCATAATATTGCCCTTCCATCCAACATACCTGCTGTCAACTATTTCAAAGGCTGGAAATATTCCTTCTGCAGCCTGGAGCACATGTGAAATGGTAATCCCCGGTCCCCTTAAATCTTTTTTTAGTAAAAATGCCATTTCCACTTCCAATTTGGGCCTAATTAATTCTGTCATGTCAATATAGGCTTCTTCAGAAGCATTCATTGAATTGAACAGGTAGCCAAAAACCGGCCCGTTAAAACCCAGCTTTTCCTGTGCCTTTCTATTAGTCAATCCAACTTTTTTACCTATTACTATTTCCCCTTCAGCTACCTTCCTTTTTACATTATTAAATTGAATACCATATGCTTCATTTATTCCAATATTGGAGCAAACTATTGATATAGGCTCAATGAATTGGTGATTTTTTTCAGCATAATAGATCTTGTCTGAAATTTTTTTAATTGTTTTTTCCATTTTTCTTCAGCCTTTTTTAATTTCTTATTTAAAATTTTTTTGTAAACATACACCGTTTTCATAATATATTAACCGTTAATCCATTTTTCCCATTAAAAATGCCATGTTCAATTTATATCACGGAAACAATACTGATGGCAGCCAAAGAACTAGTTGAGGGAACAAAATAATAAGGATAAGACCTAAAATTTGCAAAGCCACAAAGGGTATGGCAGCACGATAAAGATCCGTTATTTTTATATTTGGTGGTGCTACCCCCTTTAAATAGAATAAAGCAGGACCAAAAGGTGGTGTTAAATATGCCATTTGCATATTCACAGCAAAAACAACACCAAACCATAAAGGATCAAACCCTAGCTTCACAATAACAGGTATTAATAGTGGGCCAGTCAGCATAAGTATCCCAATCCAATCAAGGAAAAAGCCCATGACAAAAAATAATACCTGTAATGAAATAAATATGCCCCATTCGCCTAATGGTATGGAATTAATTAAGCCCTCCAAAAATCTAGCACCACCTGCTCGTGTGTAAACAGCAATAAGAGCAGTGGCACCAAAAATTATCCACATTATCATTGCTGAGACTCGAACGGTTTGCAAAGCAGATTCTTTTAACATCTTGAAATCCAACTTCCTACGTATTAAAGCTACTATTAGAGCTCCAAAGCTCCCAACACCCGCCGCCTCTGTTGGTGTTGCAATTCCAAAAAAAATGCTTCCCATTACAGCAATTACTAAAAATATTGGTGCAATAAGGACTTTAAGAAGTGCTATTTTTTGCTTCATGGATGGTCTGGGTTCTCCACTGCTTAAAGCAGTTGGTCCCATATTAGGATTTAAGTAGCATCTTACTATAATGTATAAAATATATAATAAGGCAAGTAAAAGTCCTGGTACTAAAGCTCCAGCAAAAAGCCTTCCTACAGATACACCAGCAACCATAGAATATACAATAAACAGAATGCTTGGAGGAATTAAAACACCAAGAGACCCTGCCGCAACAATCGTCCCTGTGGACAAATTCTTGTCATATCCCCTTTTTAACATTTGTGGCAGGGCTACTAATCCCATTAATACTATTCCAGCACCAATAATTCCAACCATTGCTGCAATTATTGCACAAGCCACTACAGTTGCAATGGCTAATCCGCCCCGTAAGGAGCCTAACCATGTATAGAGACCTTCAAATAGCTCTTCTGCAACACCTATTCTTTCTAAAACAGATGCCATGAATATGAACATGGGAGCAGCAACAAAAGTATAGCTTCCCATTTGTTCAAATACTCTCATTAATATTAACGGGAAAAAACTTGGCCCCCACATGAATAGAGTAACTATGGTAGCAAGGCCTCCTGCTGCAAAAGCCATGGGCAATCCGGCCATTAATAAGCCTACAAATGAAATTATTATTACTATTGTCAATAATTCTATACTCACACTACCTCTCTCCTTCCTGTCCATTACCTTTAGGGTCTTGTGTTAAGAGATGCATATCTCGTATTAGCTTTACTATCCCTTGAAGTAAAAGCAAGGTAGCCCCTATAGGCAGGGCAAATTTGAAAGGGTATAGGGTTAAGCCCCATGCCGATCCGGTTGTTTCATTCATAAGATATGACTTCCATGCCCACTGGTATCCTCCCCACATTAATGCTAGGCAAAATAAAACAAATACGGGAAAGGTAATTATGGCAAGTATCTGCCTATTTTTTGGAGATAGCCTTTGCGTAACTGCTTCAACATTAACATGAGCATTGTGCAATAAAGCATATCCGGCAGATAGGGCATATACTGCAGCTAATGGATAAATTGTCAATTCGAAAACTACAGGAATAGGATTTTTAAACACGTACCGCATAACCACACCATAGGTAATTATAAATACAGCCGCAACTACAACAACGGCCATTAGTCTCCCCAGCCACTCATTAATTAGATCAACAATGTGCAATATGGATTTCACCACACTCATCTCCTTATAGTTAAACTAGGAGGGAAATATATTACTTTCCCTCCTATAAACTAAATACCGGGCAAAATATCGATTTTATTCAAGTCTATTCAGGCAGCGTACCAATCAACCTCATGTACTCTTCCAATTCTTTAACTAATCTGGCGGCTAGTTCGCTTTGATTAGCATATGAACGCCATAGATCCATAGCAATTAACTGTGCTTCTCTTAAATCTTCATCGGCCCACATGATATGCTCATTACCTGCAGCTACATATTGTTTAACTGCTTTGTAATCTTCCAATAAAGCGCCATATTCATGGTTCCAAGAAAATTCCCTTAATGCAGCCTCAAAAATAGCCTTGAGTTCATCTGATAGTGCATTCCAAGAATCCTTATTTACTGCAACATAAATAGTAGCTGTATTCTGGTGGGGTGAAGGCCATATAAGATATTTTGCTACTTCATGGTATCCTGCTGAGAAATTACCTGCTGGAGTAACCCATTCTCCTGCATCCACCACTCCTCTATCTAAAGCTGAGTAAACTTCTGCTGGTGGCAATACAACTGGTGCCGCACCCATTGCTTGGAAGAAATCTGCAGTTATACCTGGCGGTGTTCTTACTGATAAACCTCTAAAATCACTAACATTTCTAATTGGCTTGGTTGAGTGAAGGCTCTCTTGCTGCCAATATGTTACTCCAGGAATATATAGATTGTACTCACCATAGGCCTCTCTCATAATATCTATAACACCATAATCATAGAACCATGATGTAACCTGCCAACCCTCTGTAAGAGACATTGGAGGTGGAGCAAAAAGGTTAAAACCTACATCTCTACCTGACCACACTCCTGGCCAATCCATAGTCATATCTAATACTCCTTGTCCTGTTACTTCAGTTGATTCCCAATGGGGTACTACTGCGTCCCTTGGATGTACTTCTATTTCAAGCCGCCCACCGGATAATTCATATACCCTGTCGGCAAAATCAAGTACATACTGATGGTGTGGATGTAGCCCCGACCAGGTCCATGATTGAAAGTCCCACTTGTGCTTTTCAGTGGCCACTGGTGCCGCATTATCTCCCCCTGAAGTTTGTTTTGCATCGCCAGAGCCGCAAGCTGCCGCAAAAATAGCCAGCACCATAACCAAGACCAGGATCAACAGATTCTTTCTCACATCATTACCTCCTCAATTCATTTTATTATTCATTCGCCTATAATTTTTAACCCCTAAACTTAAAACTGCACCTCCTTGCATATTGGTTTTCTTACTCACTCAATTTTTTATACATTTTAGAACTTATGCACTTTACACCAATCCTATTTACTACTCAACTGTAATAGGATACCTGCCATATTTTTTTACAGCCTTGCCTAAAGCCAGCGCATTTTCAGGTAATACGTAGGATGCAAGGGAGTTTGCGCTGCTAACAATATAGCCTCCCTTTGGCCCAATGGTTCTAATGCGTTCTTTTACTTCTGCATCAGTTTCTTCTGGAGTTCCTCGAGTTAGTGTATAATCTAAATCTATATTTCCTACTATACAGACCTTGCTGCCATAGTCAGCTTTCATCCTGCCAATGTCCATTGCTGATGGCTGTATAGGGTGTATGCCATTCATGCCCAGGGTAAGAAGCTCATCTAATACTGGAAAAAGGTTTCCATCACTGTGGAAAATCCAGGGCTTTTTAATCTCGTCTGCAGCAATTTTCATATATGGCAGGAAAAACTCGCGAAACATGGATGGTGAAAACCAGGGACTCTTATTGTCAGCAATATCATCTGCAGCCCAGAAAAAGTCAAAGTCCATCTCATTTAAATACTTAACCACCTGGGCAGTCCATTCTGAATATCTTCTATGGACTTCTTTTACCAAGCTTGGATTATCATATATCATATAACAAAGCTCTTCAAAACCGATACTGTTAATAACTGGTGCAGGTCCTATTCTAATGCGGGCAAAAACTGCATAATCTTTTTTATACTTTGCTATCCAATTGGCAACCTTTTCATACCTCCTTTGATCATGAGGGTCAGGGAGGTACTCGTCCATTAGTGATAATGAGCTTTCATCCCTTATCAAACCTTTTTTAATAAAATTTCTACCCCCCACACCATGTTCCATTTCTGCTATCCATGGTGGTATAAAGTCAAAGGTTATCTTTTGAGGGTTATGGTATCCTTCATGTGATGTGCCACTTTTTATTACTTCCCCTGCCTCTGCAATCCCCCCTGAAGGGTATTCGTAGCCAAAAGCATCCAGGCCTAAAAGCTCACATAATTCATCTGGTGTGAAATCATCCCTCCCCATTAATTTCACCTGAAGTACTTCATCAATTGCACTTTCTGCGAAGGGAACTTGATCAGGTTCTTTTAATTTTAAAGCGGTCATAACACGTTCTCTAGAAGTCATTGAGGTTTTCATTACTATCCCACCTTTAATTGTTTCCTGAATTGTTGTATAATTTATTATATTTTAAATATTAATAGTTGAAAATGTAGCCATATTTGACATTGGTGTAGTTTTTTTTACTTTTTTGCAGTATATGATAAGATATATTAAAGCTTTGACGTTTAAGTATAAAAGGGAGTTTTGGTATGAAACATGAAATGACATCTAAAGAAAGAATAATGACAGCTCTGTTAGGCAAAGAGCTGCCGGACCGTGTGCCCTGGTTTGAAATGGAAATCGCTCTAGAATTTCAAGAAAAATTAATGGGAAAAAAATCTTATACACCTGAAGAGTTTGCCTTGAAAATGGGAGTTGATGCTATAGGTTCAACCCTTCCCTGTGTTGAATTGAATTTTTTTCCTCCTACATTGGCTCCAAAACTCACATATAATGGCACAAGCACCCATGGAGAGGGCATACTAAAATCTAGAGATTACCTTCATCTATTGCAGTTGCCTGAACCTGCTGCAGCATTTAAATATCTGCAGATAAAAGAATGGCTGAATAGTACCAGCCGCAACCTGGCTGTTTATGCCAAATTAAGGTTTGGGTGTATCTCAACCATTCTTAGCATGGGTTTAGAGAACTTTGCGTTAGCATTACATTATGACATTAGTTTTATTGAGGAAGTATTTTATAAATACAGCAGCTGGTGCGAAAAAATTATTGATATTATTAATGAATTGCCCTTTGATTTTTATATTGTTGCGGAAGATTTGGGTTTCAGCAAGGGACCATTTATGTCCCCTGGGACCTTTAAAAAAATGTTTCTGCCTACCTTCAGTAGGCTTGCCGGTAAACTCAATAAACCCTGGGTCCTTCATAGTGATGGGAATATCCTTCCCCTTTTAGATGACCTGCTCACATTAGGCTTTTCAGGCCTTCACCCTATAGACCCTAGCTGTATGGACCTGGCCTTCATGAAGAAAAAATATGGGTCTGAAATATGCTTGATTGGAAATGTGGACATACGCCATACATTAACAAGTGGAACACTGGAAGAAGTAGAACAAGAAGTTTATGAAAAGATAACGCTGGCAGCCCCTGGTGGCAGGTATATATTAAGCAGTGCCAACTCCATAACAAATTACTGTAAACTAGAAAATGTATTAGCAATGGGTCAGGCGGTAAAAAAATATGGAAAATACTAATTATGAAAAAATAATCAACGCCATCTGCCAGGGCAGCATTGAGCTTACAGTTGCCTTGCTAGAAGAGCACATAAACAGCAGCGAATCTGTTAATGCAACTGAGATAATTTCTCAAGTATTTATACCTGCAATGGAAAGAATTGATGTCTTATTTGAACAAGGTAGTCTTTTTATAACCGATGTAATAATAAGCTCAAAGGCCATACAAGAAGGCTTCAAAAAGCTTAAAGCCATGGATAAAACTAAATTTGCCACTCCATATGCCAGAGTGGTCATAGGAACAATAGAAGGGGATATCCATGACATTGGCAAAAACATTATGAAAATGGTACTTGAGGCATCTGGGTTTGATGCAATAGATTTGGGAGTTGACGTTTCCCCTAAAAAGTTTTTGGAAGCGGCAACCTTTTACAAGCCTGATGTGGTTTGCATTTCAGCCTTGCTCTCAAGCTGTAAAGATAAAATTTCAGAAACAGTTAAAACATTCCAAGAGGCTGGAATTAGTGACACTAGAATAATTGTAGGTGGTGCTCCCTTTACCAGACAGGTAGCAGAAGATGTTAATGTTGATGGTTATGCTACAGATGCCTTTGATGGCATCAAGCTCATTAAATCATTGGTTGAAAAAAAATTATGTACTGCCAGCACCTATTCTCATGAAGTAAACTTAACTAATCTAGATGGGTTTTGTAAAACTATTTCCCAATTACTTGGAATAGAGATAGCTCTTCACCATAACCACATGGATACAAGAGACTATCACAAGATTTCAAACTTAAAGCTTGATAATTATTTAGACTATTTAGACCAGGGGATTATAAATCTAGGCTATGTAAATTCTTGTGACAATGGATATGCAGAGCTTATTATACCAGTATTTTTCAAAGAAGAGCTGCTTTCATATATTGTTGCAGGTCATTTTGAATTAGAAATGAGCAAAAATACAGCTGCGGCCCCTTGCCTGCTCAATGGCTCCAGCAAGGCAGAAATTACCATTGAAAAGATTAGCAACCTAAACAGTATTATCAACATACTTAAAGAGCTTATATCAGCCAAGGCAGAGAAACTACTAATCAATACCCAGGTAAATAATTACTACAAGTATTTACACAGCTTTGTACAAAAACAATCCCAATTAGAATTGCTGGCTAAGGATGCAGAGTTAAAAGCTTTACAGGCCCAGGTCAATCCACACTTTTTATTTAATACATTAAATACAATAGCTAATGTAGCCCTTTTTGAAAAGGCTAGTAAAACTCACCAACTATTAAATGCAATAGCAAAACTTCTCAGGTATACCTTACAGAGCGTTGCAAATATTGTGACAATTAATGATGAGGTAAAAATAATCAATTCTTATCTGTTTATTCAATCCTTTCGTTACAACGATAGATTACAATATAATATTGGCCTGGATGATAGCATAAAACATGCAAAGATTCCCTGCATGATTATTCAACCCCTTGTAGAAAATGCCATTATTCATGGCGTCGAACCTTTAAAAATAGGGGGGCGAGTGGATATAATAATCCAGCTGGTTAATGACTATATAAACATATTCATAAAGGATACTGGAGTGGGTATCCCTTCAAATAAAATTGAAGAAATCAACAGGTTAAAAATTGATAAGACAGGGACAAGCCAGGTCACTGGCCTGGGAATTGATAATGTTTATAGAAGACTTGTTCAGTTTTTTGGTTCTGAATGCAGCCTTGAAATTAAGAAAAATGAACCAAAAGGTACTTGTATTAAAATAGTGCTTCCGTTTATAGAATGATTCCGGGAGGTCATAAGCTCATGAAAATACTAATCGTGGATGATGAATCACTAGAAAGGAAAGCCTTAAGATATAAAATCAATTCTCTTCTAAGCAACGACGTTTCCTTTCAGGAAGCTTCCACTGGTTTAGATGCTATTAATATAGCAAATACATTTTCCCCTGACATATGTTTTATTGACATAAGAATGCCTGAAATGACAGGCCTGGAGGCTGCTCCACAAATATTGAAGTCATGTCCTAAAACGTCAATAGTAATTATTTCTGCATATGATGAGTTTATATATGCTCAGGAAGCAATAAGATTTGGTGCAAAAAATTATCTTTTAAAACCTGTTGAAACTGGTGAACTAAAACAGGTTATAGCTGACTATAAAAAAGGTAATGAAGAGCAGACAAGCTACAGCAAAATTCAAGAGGATTTAAACCATGCATCCATTAAAGTAGCCATTAAATATATTGAGGCTAACTTTAATAGAGACATCTCCATGAAAGAAGTATCAGGAAAGGTTTATTTAAATCCCAGCTATTTCAGCAGGCTTTTCAAGCAGGAAACTAATCAAACTTTTAGTGAGTTCCTTGCTGATACTCGTATTAGAGAGGCCAAGAGACTCTTAATTGATACTAGTTATTCCGTTAATTTAATAGCAGAGCTAATTGGATACAAAGATGCCAAGTACTTTACACAGATCTTTAAACAAAAAACCGGTATTACACCCAGTCAGCACCGACAAAATTCTTTAATTATAGGTAATAGATAAACGGTAAAACATAAAAGCATAACCTTGCCGCTGTTGTCGCTGGGGCAGGGTTATGCTTTAAGTTTAGATTGGCAAAACAAATTAGACTACTGCCTTCAGCTTATCTCCCAGCCTTTGATCCAAAATCTTGTGAATTCTTGCTTTTACCATGGAATAGTTATACTGGTCTGCAGGAGATAGGGGCTGCTTGGGTCTACCCATGTTAAATCCCCGCACATCAAGGGCAGCTTTAAAACCTATGGGAAAGGGCAGGGCAAACATTGCCCTTATCAGGTTAAGAACAGAAAACTGCAGCTGCTGGGCAAGGTCATGATCCCTTTGCTTCCAGGCTTCATAGATGCCTGACATGATTTCAGGAACTATACCAACAGTAGCAGACATGGTTCCCTTTGCTCCAGCCATTAATCCTGCAAGAAACATTTCTTCTCGGCCTATTAGGATATTAAGGTCTTCACCTGCAATTTTTATTTTATCCATGAAGTGCATTAAATCAACCATGCTGCCGCTGCTGTCTTTCATGCCTACTATGTTGTCCATTCTGCTCAGCCTTTTTACCACGTCATAGCTTATGGGCTGTGCAAATAGGGGTATGTTATATAATACTATTGGAAAGTCTGGTACTGCTTTTGCCAGCTGGGTATAATGTTCTTCCATTATTTCCTGGGAAGAGGGAAAGTAATAGGGAGGTGCGACAACTACTGATTGGCACCCTATGGCTTTTGCTGCCTTGGTTAGTTCTATACATTTGCCTGCACAGCTTTCTGCTGTGCCTGGCACTACCGGCACCCGGCCTTTTGCTTCGTCTACTATGATTTCCATTACTTTGACCTTTTCTGCAAAGCTCATATGGATGAATTCTCCACAGCTGCCCAGGGGAAATAGTCCGCTTACTCTGCTGTCTATGAGCCAGCTGACATATTTTCTCAGCTCTTCTTCGTTTACGTTTCCATTATCATCAAAGGGTGTTACCATTGCCGGGTATATGCCCTCTGGTTTGAAAAATTTGTCTTTAGTGTTCAAGTTTAACCGCCTCCCATTATAGGAATTAGGGCCAATACGTCTCCGTCTGCTAGTTGTTTGTTTTCTATGGGTGTTTTTAGTGTTCTCCCATTTAGCATCAGGGCAAATCTGTTATTTTCCAGGTTTGTGCGCAACGGCCAGTTAATTTTTTCTTCTATTTGTTTTAAGCTTTCTGTTAGGTCTTTTTCTACCTGCAGTTCCAGTTCTTTTACGCCTATTTCGTTGGCTGCCATGGCAAAGAATTTGATTTTTATGTTAGCTTTATTCATTAGTCATCAGCTCTAATTCTTGTAATTTTTCTGGTGTGGGTCTTCCCTGTCTATCCCAGCCTCTAATGAGGTAGTATTCTGCCAGCATTTCTGTCAGTGGCACTGTGTGACCTTTTGAGGGTCCTTCCTGTAAGGCTTCTTTTATAAGGCGTGGCGGCAGGTTATCATCTGCTGCTGTAATCCCTTCTCTTAGGTTAAAGAGCCGGGTCAGATTGTTTATTCTTTCCCCTATTTTTATGAGCTTTTGGGCTGATGAAAAGTTATTTTGTCCTGTAAGGGTGTAAAGCAGGTCCGTTATCTGGTTTGGTCCTAGTGCAAATATGGCAAAGAGGCAGATGCCAAGGCTGTCTATTACTGTAAACCAATCTTGCTCGTTTTTTACTAGTTCTGCTTTGAATTCGCTGGATAAGGGGTCTATCCTCTGGTTGCTGCTTAAAAGTTCTGTTTTTACTGGAAAGGCACTTAAATGGCAGCCTCCTCTATCACTTG comes from the Desulfitibacter alkalitolerans DSM 16504 genome and includes:
- a CDS encoding MoaD/ThiS family protein produces the protein MNKANIKIKFFAMAANEIGVKELELQVEKDLTESLKQIEEKINWPLRTNLENNRFALMLNGRTLKTPIENKQLADGDVLALIPIMGGG